From a single Coriobacteriaceae bacterium genomic region:
- the rsfS gene encoding ribosome silencing factor, with protein sequence MADETMTDEQILEGVEHKSFVATSDRTAASLSASGVAAEDVARAAAQAAYDKKGEDVQVLDLTELSDVCDYFVLATGTNNRQVDSIVDEIEEKVAEACGEHPFSIEGREQKTWMLVDYGSVVVHVFTPEARDFYRLEKLWGDAPQLPLNLL encoded by the coding sequence ATGGCCGACGAGACCATGACCGACGAGCAGATTCTTGAAGGTGTGGAGCACAAGAGCTTCGTTGCCACGTCCGACCGTACCGCCGCTTCGCTGTCCGCGAGCGGTGTCGCAGCCGAGGATGTCGCCCGCGCCGCCGCGCAGGCCGCCTACGACAAGAAGGGCGAGGACGTGCAGGTGCTCGATCTGACCGAGCTCTCCGACGTGTGCGACTACTTTGTGCTCGCCACCGGTACCAATAACCGTCAGGTCGATTCTATCGTTGATGAGATCGAGGAGAAGGTCGCCGAGGCTTGCGGTGAGCACCCGTTCTCCATCGAGGGTCGCGAGCAGAAGACCTGGATGCTCGTGGACTACGGCTCGGTCGTCGTCCACGTCTTCACCCCCGAGGCACGCGACTTCTATCGTCTCGAGAAGCTCTGGGGCGACGCTCCCCAGCTCCCCCTCAACCTCCTCTAG
- the yqeK gene encoding bis(5'-nucleosyl)-tetraphosphatase (symmetrical) YqeK gives MKDKRKRYVHSLGVAETALHLAEVYGVDRFDAAAAGLIHDWDKVLSDDELVTRALHYGIKIAGSPSAATPLLHGPVAAYELPQLFPELSPAVFQAVDRHTVGACDMTPLDMVVFVADAIEPNRHGDYAHALRKMVGESTLDELFFSCFAQGLVYVIQSGRYLYPTAITIYNHYAQLR, from the coding sequence ATGAAGGATAAGCGCAAGCGCTATGTGCATTCGCTGGGTGTTGCCGAGACCGCACTTCATCTGGCCGAGGTATACGGTGTCGACCGCTTTGATGCCGCCGCCGCCGGCCTGATTCACGACTGGGACAAGGTACTCTCCGACGACGAGCTGGTCACGCGCGCTCTGCATTACGGCATTAAGATTGCCGGCTCTCCGTCTGCCGCGACGCCGCTTTTGCATGGCCCGGTCGCCGCCTATGAGCTTCCGCAGCTATTTCCCGAGCTGTCGCCGGCGGTCTTTCAGGCTGTCGACCGTCACACCGTGGGCGCCTGCGACATGACGCCGCTCGATATGGTGGTCTTTGTGGCCGATGCCATCGAGCCCAACCGCCATGGTGATTATGCCCACGCGCTGCGCAAGATGGTTGGGGAGTCGACACTTGACGAGTTGTTCTTCTCCTGTTTTGCGCAGGGTCTGGTCTACGTGATCCAGTCCGGGCGCTATCTTTATCCCACGGCTATTACGATTTACAACCATTACGCCCAGCTGCGCTAG
- the obgE gene encoding GTPase ObgE — translation MSQFTDISRINVCGGDGGAGCMSFRREAFVPKGGPDGGDGGRGGNVVIQADAQLSSLIDYRFKHHFRAERGTHGQGARRNGKSGEDLILKVPMGTVVRELDPETQTPMFEIADLVHDGERVVVAPGGAGGLGNTHFVTSVRRAPAFAQLGEPAEEHWIELEMKLMADAALVGFPSVGKSSLIARMSAARPKIADYPFTTLVPNLGMVRAGEYSYVVADVPGLIEGASEGKGLGHQFLRHIERTALIMHVVDMTGGFEDRDPVEDYRIINRELEQYGAELSERPQIVVANKCDAPGTADKISDLKRAALDDGHMFFAVSAVTGAGLNTLMLAVGEQVAKLRAELAVSDELVVLRDDEWERRRLQREKRFRIVQEEPGAFRVVGRAIERMVIQTDWENEEAVIYLQHKFARMGVDDALEKAGCRAGDEVRICQRAFDFEGAEDFSEYEELEDAGEDVAVEAIDVTDAADEGVEVVDAVDAADDAETSEGE, via the coding sequence TTGTCACAGTTCACCGATATCAGCCGCATTAACGTGTGCGGCGGCGACGGCGGAGCCGGATGCATGTCGTTTAGGCGCGAGGCATTTGTCCCCAAGGGCGGCCCCGATGGCGGCGACGGCGGTCGTGGCGGCAATGTCGTCATCCAGGCCGATGCTCAGCTGTCTTCGCTGATCGATTACCGCTTTAAGCATCACTTCCGCGCCGAGCGCGGCACGCACGGGCAGGGTGCCCGTCGTAACGGTAAGAGCGGCGAGGACCTGATTCTCAAGGTCCCTATGGGTACCGTGGTGCGCGAGCTCGACCCCGAGACGCAGACCCCGATGTTCGAGATTGCCGACCTGGTGCACGACGGCGAGCGCGTTGTCGTGGCCCCCGGTGGTGCCGGCGGTCTGGGCAACACGCACTTTGTGACGTCCGTGCGTCGCGCGCCCGCGTTTGCCCAGCTCGGCGAGCCTGCCGAGGAACACTGGATCGAGCTCGAGATGAAGCTTATGGCCGATGCCGCGCTTGTGGGCTTTCCCTCTGTCGGCAAGTCCTCGCTCATCGCGCGCATGAGTGCCGCCCGTCCCAAGATTGCCGACTACCCGTTTACCACGCTCGTGCCGAACCTCGGCATGGTGCGTGCCGGCGAATATTCTTACGTCGTTGCCGACGTCCCCGGTCTCATCGAGGGCGCGAGCGAGGGCAAGGGCCTGGGTCACCAGTTCCTGCGCCACATTGAGCGTACGGCCCTGATCATGCATGTCGTCGACATGACGGGCGGTTTTGAGGATCGCGATCCGGTCGAGGACTATCGCATCATCAACCGCGAGCTCGAGCAGTATGGCGCCGAGCTTTCGGAGCGCCCGCAGATCGTTGTCGCCAACAAGTGCGATGCGCCGGGCACGGCCGACAAGATTTCCGACCTTAAGCGTGCGGCGCTCGACGATGGCCATATGTTCTTTGCCGTGTCTGCTGTGACGGGTGCCGGTCTCAATACTTTGATGCTTGCCGTGGGCGAGCAGGTGGCCAAGCTCCGCGCCGAGTTGGCTGTCTCTGATGAGCTGGTCGTTCTGCGCGATGATGAGTGGGAGCGCCGTCGCCTGCAGCGTGAGAAGCGTTTCCGCATTGTCCAGGAAGAGCCCGGTGCCTTCCGCGTGGTCGGTCGTGCCATCGAGCGCATGGTCATTCAGACCGACTGGGAAAATGAGGAGGCCGTCATTTACCTGCAGCATAAGTTTGCGCGTATGGGTGTTGACGACGCGCTCGAGAAGGCCGGTTGCCGTGCGGGCGACGAGGTCCGCATTTGCCAGCGCGCCTTTGACTTTGAGGGCGCTGAGGACTTCTCGGAGTACGAGGAGCTCGAGGATGCTGGCGAGGACGTTGCCGTTGAGGCCATTGACGTGACCGATGCTGCGGATGAGGGCGTCGAGGTTGTCGATGCGGTGGATGCCGCGGACGATGCCGAGACCTCGGAGGGCGAGTAA
- the nadD gene encoding nicotinate-nucleotide adenylyltransferase gives MSLRGGIGLPELPLEDGQEFRLGIMGGTFDPIHYGHLVTAEQARESLDLDAVLFMPAGSPAFKLDKPVTPAEDRYAMTVLATAANPAFLASRFEIDRPGVTYTADTLHALRDFYPPQVKLYFITGADAIIDIVTWHDAERIAELATFIAATRPGFDIDTARARIKESGLPFDVRYIQIPALAISSTNIRKRVARGMSVRYLTSESVLGYIRKRRLYADLGQEDFE, from the coding sequence ATGTCGCTGCGCGGTGGAATCGGTCTGCCCGAGCTTCCTCTAGAGGACGGGCAGGAGTTTAGGCTCGGCATTATGGGTGGCACCTTTGATCCCATCCATTACGGGCACCTGGTGACCGCCGAGCAGGCGCGCGAGTCGCTCGACTTGGACGCTGTGCTCTTTATGCCGGCAGGGTCTCCCGCCTTTAAGCTTGACAAGCCGGTGACGCCTGCCGAGGACCGTTATGCCATGACGGTCCTCGCCACCGCCGCGAACCCGGCCTTTTTGGCGAGCCGGTTCGAGATCGACCGCCCGGGCGTAACCTATACGGCCGATACGCTTCATGCCCTTCGCGACTTTTACCCGCCGCAGGTAAAGCTCTACTTTATTACGGGCGCCGACGCGATTATCGATATCGTGACCTGGCATGATGCCGAACGAATCGCTGAGCTTGCTACCTTTATTGCGGCGACGCGACCGGGCTTTGATATCGATACGGCGCGTGCCCGAATCAAAGAGTCGGGGCTGCCGTTCGACGTGCGCTATATTCAGATTCCGGCGCTGGCGATCAGCTCGACGAACATTCGTAAGCGAGTTGCCCGCGGCATGAGCGTGCGCTATCTTACGAGCGAGTCCGTGCTTGGCTACATTCGCAAACGCAGGCTATATGCCGATTTGGGCCAAGAAGATTTTGAGTGA